One Chlorobaculum limnaeum genomic window carries:
- the bchJ gene encoding bacteriochlorophyll 4-vinyl reductase: MSISPSRIGPNSIIQTVGALESAYGKSETEKLLKKIGQGYLINNLPSEMVEESKFHSLVIALQKEIGEASTAKILKESGQRTAKYLLKVRIPGPFQTIVKLLPAGLAFKVFLFAISKNAWTFAGSGEFSYGSKPAPNVMVKVTFPSHPVVGNFYLGTFTALLRELVNPDTEIKADIRKEGSAILCNYFCRI; this comes from the coding sequence ATGAGCATCAGCCCATCAAGAATCGGACCGAACTCAATCATACAGACCGTCGGCGCGCTCGAATCCGCCTACGGGAAAAGCGAAACTGAAAAACTTCTGAAAAAGATCGGTCAAGGCTACCTGATCAACAATCTGCCTTCGGAGATGGTCGAGGAATCGAAATTCCACTCCCTGGTCATAGCCCTTCAGAAAGAGATCGGCGAAGCAAGCACCGCGAAAATTCTCAAGGAGTCGGGCCAGCGCACAGCGAAGTACCTGCTCAAGGTACGCATTCCCGGCCCGTTCCAGACAATCGTCAAGCTGCTTCCGGCGGGACTCGCCTTCAAGGTGTTCCTTTTCGCTATCAGCAAGAACGCCTGGACCTTCGCCGGAAGCGGTGAGTTCAGCTACGGTTCGAAGCCGGCGCCGAATGTCATGGTCAAGGTCACCTTCCCGTCACATCCGGTGGTAGGCAACTTCTACCTCGGCACCTTCACCGCCCTGCTCCGCGAGCTGGTCAATCCAGATACAGAGATCAAGGCCGACATCCGCAAAGAGGGCAGCGCGATCCTCTGCAACTACTTTTGCCGCATCTGA
- a CDS encoding indolepyruvate ferredoxin oxidoreductase subunit alpha, translated as MAEPVDNKNQAPAPGAKAAPKGAPAAPKAGAPAAPKGVASPKAGAPAAKAGAPAAKQSGKPRLASLNVTLGRSGVRQESALPYVKPKAAPPPKPAAPAAKGAPAAKGAPAAKGAPAPAAKAAPGAPVAKPAAPRAKKHYFIIENLCVGCGLCLDKCPPKVNAIGYKFYGDVQEGGFRCYIDQVACISCSACFSGDECPSGALIEVLPDGEVLDFSYTPPERLDFDLRFLHRFHREVR; from the coding sequence ATGGCCGAACCTGTTGATAATAAAAACCAGGCACCTGCTCCGGGCGCGAAAGCGGCACCGAAAGGCGCTCCGGCTGCCCCGAAAGCTGGTGCTCCAGCTGCGCCCAAAGGAGTAGCTTCACCAAAGGCAGGAGCTCCAGCTGCAAAAGCTGGCGCCCCCGCCGCAAAACAATCGGGCAAGCCAAGGCTTGCTTCGCTTAATGTGACACTGGGACGCTCGGGCGTCCGTCAGGAATCAGCGCTTCCATATGTAAAACCGAAGGCTGCGCCGCCGCCGAAACCGGCGGCACCAGCTGCCAAGGGCGCACCAGCTGCCAAGGGCGCACCAGCCGCAAAAGGGGCTCCGGCTCCTGCCGCGAAAGCAGCACCAGGAGCTCCGGTCGCAAAACCGGCAGCTCCGAGAGCCAAGAAGCACTACTTTATCATCGAGAATCTCTGCGTCGGTTGCGGTTTGTGCCTCGATAAATGTCCGCCAAAGGTCAATGCTATCGGCTACAAGTTCTATGGTGACGTTCAGGAAGGCGGCTTCAGATGCTATATCGATCAGGTAGCCTGTATTTCCTGCTCGGCATGTTTCTCTGGTGATGAGTGCCCATCTGGCGCACTTATCGAAGTTCTTCCTGATGGCGAAGTGCTCGATTTTTCCTACACGCCTCCGGAAAGGCTCGATTTCGATCTCCGCTTCCTGCATCGTTTCCATCGCGAAGTCAGGTAG
- the lpxA gene encoding acyl-ACP--UDP-N-acetylglucosamine O-acyltransferase: MSNIHATAVIGSGAVLGEGVAVGPYSVIEDDVVIGDRTVIESHVHIADGARIGNECRISSGAVLSTAPQDLKYAGEKTYLHIGDRTVIREYVTLNRGTKASGKTVVGSDNLIMAYVHAGHDCVIGNHVVIANSVQFGGHCHVGDYVVVGGLAGVHQFVRIGRYAMVGGISRAALDVPPFVMAGGHASFRYEGLNVLGLKRRGFTPEQIGNIRDAYRIIFQSGLLLSTALETVRRDLPPTPEVVEILDFFASGVYNRKFLKPFNS, encoded by the coding sequence ATGAGCAATATTCATGCAACAGCGGTCATCGGTTCCGGAGCCGTACTCGGCGAAGGGGTCGCGGTTGGCCCTTACTCCGTCATCGAAGACGATGTCGTTATTGGCGACCGGACAGTCATTGAGTCTCATGTCCATATCGCCGATGGCGCACGCATCGGTAACGAGTGCCGGATTTCCTCCGGCGCTGTGCTTTCGACCGCGCCCCAGGATCTCAAATATGCCGGAGAAAAAACCTATCTCCATATCGGCGACCGGACGGTCATCCGGGAATATGTGACCCTGAACCGGGGCACGAAGGCGAGTGGCAAGACCGTGGTCGGTTCCGACAACCTCATCATGGCCTACGTTCACGCGGGTCACGACTGTGTGATCGGCAACCATGTAGTAATCGCCAACTCGGTACAGTTCGGCGGCCACTGCCATGTGGGCGACTATGTGGTGGTCGGCGGGCTGGCCGGAGTGCACCAGTTCGTCAGGATTGGCCGGTACGCCATGGTCGGCGGCATCTCCCGCGCGGCGCTCGACGTGCCGCCATTCGTAATGGCAGGCGGCCACGCCTCGTTCCGCTACGAGGGGCTGAACGTGCTCGGACTGAAGCGCCGTGGCTTTACGCCGGAACAGATCGGCAATATCCGCGACGCTTACCGCATCATCTTCCAGTCGGGCCTGTTGCTCTCCACGGCGCTCGAAACCGTGCGCCGCGACCTGCCGCCAACGCCGGAGGTGGTTGAAATTCTCGACTTCTTCGCATCGGGGGTGTACAACCGGAAGTTCCTCAAACCCTTCAACTCATAA
- a CDS encoding DUF2723 domain-containing protein produces the protein MTHRNVNRIIAAGIFLVAEAIYLSTMAPTFSFWDCGEVIATSRTLGIPHPPGAPLYLLVGHLFSLLPFFDDIGARLNFFSTLISSTTIMLTWLIIVRLIALYRGTKPEAWSLPEKIAAWGGAAVGALALAFSDSFWFNATETGLWAASSLLTATIFWMMLCWHDEDPAPGSERWLLGVIYMIGLSIGVHLLCLLALFSLVLIYYFKKYTVTPKSFGLMALFSLGLFFLIYKLIIKGIPVLLVLTSWWGMTLLVAALAFGIWYSHKNRLTLLNLGLLSVVLLILGYTSYMLIFVRAHAGPPINENDPSTLQAFFSYVNREQYGEWPLWPRRWSPEPVYQYYYQRYSSELDYFWSYQLKQMYLRYFGWQFIGRSADVEGAVVDWGKLWGLPFLAGLFGAVAHFRKNWKMALPVATLFLMTGVILVLYLNQPEPQPRERDYSYVGSFFAFALWIGIGIERLFAWVASRLKSLTPAHAVWLSVAVVACGLLSIDGRMLMANYRTHDRSGNYVPWDWAWNMLQSCDKDAILFTNGDNDTFPLWYLQEVERIRTDVRVVNLSLANTGWYLLQLKHDSPRGAKPVNIEMSDDDLANISYVPVDSVEVAVPAGREARKLYDDARRTGVALPGAPSDSLRWAIKPALTYQGQGFLRPQDIAVYAIVVDNFGKRPIYFALTVDPAEMTGLDRNLRLEGLVYRVVPLRSASALSFADPGTLYGNLFNVYRYRNTGNLAVNIDETSRNLLGNYPPLFARLAITLAASPDAPVTVSDASGARKTARSGALSLEVLDRYARLFPLVRYPVTPKLAGSVATLYAAGGANEKAYPYIHYLETLAAKTSVGQEPGLYFTLAQAYRAAGKVREAESIMNDLELALPELRMRLDSLKQ, from the coding sequence ATGACTCACAGAAACGTCAACCGGATCATCGCTGCCGGTATATTTCTCGTCGCCGAAGCCATCTATCTCTCGACGATGGCCCCGACCTTCTCGTTCTGGGACTGCGGCGAGGTGATCGCCACCTCCCGCACCCTCGGCATTCCGCATCCCCCCGGCGCGCCGCTCTACCTTCTCGTCGGCCACCTCTTTTCGCTGCTTCCGTTTTTTGACGACATCGGTGCTCGCCTCAACTTTTTCAGTACGCTCATCAGTTCGACGACCATCATGCTGACCTGGCTGATCATCGTCCGGCTGATCGCGCTCTACCGGGGGACGAAGCCGGAGGCGTGGAGCCTGCCGGAAAAGATCGCGGCCTGGGGCGGCGCGGCGGTGGGCGCTCTGGCGCTCGCCTTTTCGGACAGCTTCTGGTTCAACGCCACGGAAACCGGCCTTTGGGCGGCCTCGTCGCTCCTGACCGCCACCATCTTCTGGATGATGCTCTGCTGGCATGACGAAGACCCCGCGCCCGGCAGCGAGCGGTGGCTGCTCGGCGTGATCTACATGATCGGCCTTTCCATCGGCGTCCATCTGCTCTGCCTGCTCGCGCTCTTCTCGCTCGTGCTGATCTACTATTTCAAGAAGTACACGGTCACGCCGAAGTCGTTTGGCCTGATGGCGCTCTTCAGCCTCGGCCTGTTTTTCCTGATCTACAAGCTGATCATCAAGGGCATACCGGTGCTGCTCGTGCTCACCTCGTGGTGGGGCATGACGCTGCTCGTCGCGGCGCTGGCGTTCGGCATCTGGTACAGCCACAAGAATCGTCTGACATTGCTGAACCTGGGGCTGCTTTCGGTAGTGCTGCTCATCCTCGGCTACACCTCCTACATGCTGATCTTCGTCCGCGCCCACGCCGGGCCGCCGATCAACGAGAACGATCCCTCGACGCTCCAGGCGTTTTTCTCCTACGTCAACCGCGAGCAGTACGGCGAGTGGCCGCTCTGGCCGCGCCGCTGGTCGCCGGAGCCGGTCTATCAATATTATTATCAGCGATATTCGAGCGAGCTCGACTATTTCTGGAGCTACCAGCTCAAGCAGATGTACCTGCGCTATTTCGGCTGGCAGTTCATCGGACGCTCCGCCGATGTCGAGGGGGCGGTGGTCGATTGGGGAAAGCTGTGGGGATTGCCGTTTCTTGCGGGGCTTTTCGGCGCGGTCGCCCATTTCCGCAAGAACTGGAAGATGGCGCTACCGGTGGCCACGCTGTTCCTCATGACCGGCGTAATCCTCGTGCTCTACCTCAACCAGCCCGAGCCGCAGCCTCGCGAGCGCGACTACAGCTACGTCGGCAGCTTTTTCGCCTTCGCGCTCTGGATCGGCATCGGCATCGAGCGCCTCTTTGCGTGGGTGGCCAGCCGTCTGAAGTCGCTGACTCCGGCTCACGCCGTTTGGCTGTCCGTCGCGGTGGTGGCTTGCGGCCTGCTTTCGATCGACGGGCGGATGCTCATGGCCAACTATCGCACCCATGACCGCTCCGGCAATTACGTGCCGTGGGACTGGGCGTGGAACATGTTGCAGAGTTGCGACAAGGACGCCATCCTCTTCACCAACGGTGACAACGACACCTTTCCGCTCTGGTACCTTCAGGAGGTGGAGCGCATCCGCACCGACGTTCGCGTGGTCAATCTGAGCCTGGCCAACACCGGCTGGTACCTGCTGCAACTCAAGCACGACAGCCCGCGCGGGGCCAAACCGGTCAACATCGAAATGAGCGACGACGACCTCGCCAACATCTCATACGTACCGGTCGATTCGGTCGAAGTGGCCGTACCGGCGGGGCGCGAGGCGCGAAAGCTCTACGACGACGCGCGGCGTACCGGCGTCGCCCTGCCCGGCGCTCCCTCCGACTCGCTACGCTGGGCGATCAAGCCCGCGTTGACTTACCAGGGCCAGGGATTTCTCCGACCGCAGGACATCGCCGTCTATGCCATCGTGGTGGACAATTTCGGCAAGCGCCCGATCTACTTCGCGCTGACCGTCGATCCCGCCGAAATGACCGGCCTCGACCGCAATCTGCGCCTCGAGGGTCTCGTCTATCGCGTCGTGCCGCTCAGGAGCGCTTCGGCGCTGAGCTTCGCCGATCCCGGCACGCTCTACGGCAATCTGTTCAACGTTTACCGCTATCGCAATACCGGCAACCTCGCCGTCAACATCGACGAGACCTCGCGGAACCTGCTTGGCAACTATCCGCCGCTCTTCGCCCGGCTCGCCATCACGCTTGCCGCATCGCCGGACGCGCCGGTGACAGTTTCGGACGCCTCCGGCGCTCGAAAAACCGCGCGGTCGGGGGCGCTCTCGCTCGAAGTGCTCGACCGGTACGCCCGGCTTTTTCCTCTCGTCCGCTATCCGGTGACGCCGAAGCTCGCCGGATCGGTCGCCACTCTCTACGCCGCCGGAGGTGCAAACGAGAAAGCATATCCGTATATTCACTATCTTGAAACGCTGGCGGCCAAGACCAGCGTGGGGCAGGAACCCGGGCTTTACTTCACTCTGGCGCAGGCTTACCGGGCGGCAGGAAAAGTTCGTGAGGCGGAAAGCATCATGAACGATCTCGAACTGGCGCTTCCCGAACTGAGGATGCGCCTGGATTCACTCAAGCAATAG
- a CDS encoding starch synthase — protein MARRNFKVLYVSGEGSPFIRVSSLADYMASFPQALEEEGFEARIMMPKYGIINDRKFRLHDVLRLSDIEVPLKDKTDLLHIKVTALPSSKIQTYFLYNEKYFKRHGLFSDISLGGDHKGSAERLIFFSVGVMETLVRLGWQPDIIHCHDWHAGLVALLAKTRYAKHDFFKKVKIVQTIHNVYRQGIFQSKVFQKHLDAEVFDALEKDGDMVNLLATGIKHADLVTTTSDRYARQIVDDPELSFGMDKALQACGERFHGILNGMDTRQWNPSADKLIKKRYSAEQPELKLEDKKILLEEAGLPFAEETPVVGVIASFDAYQGAELVRESIAKLLELDIQLIVFGSGDKEFDQALKETAEENEEKMAFRPEFTDAFYHQMIAGLDILLMTSRIEACGMMQMFAQNYGTVPVAYAGGGIVDTIEEVSGDKGTGFIFTDYTPEALTAKLREALALFADKERWSALMLECMSRDFSWSASAEQYAELYRKLLG, from the coding sequence ATGGCCAGAAGAAATTTCAAGGTTCTTTATGTCTCTGGCGAGGGTTCTCCTTTTATAAGGGTCAGTTCTCTGGCCGATTACATGGCATCGTTTCCGCAGGCGCTCGAGGAGGAGGGTTTCGAGGCCAGAATCATGATGCCGAAATACGGTATCATCAACGACCGGAAGTTCCGTTTGCACGATGTGCTTCGGCTGTCGGATATCGAAGTTCCCCTCAAGGACAAGACCGACCTGCTGCACATAAAGGTTACCGCCCTCCCGTCCAGCAAGATTCAGACCTATTTTCTCTATAACGAGAAATATTTCAAGAGACACGGACTGTTTTCCGATATATCACTTGGCGGTGATCACAAGGGGAGCGCTGAACGACTGATCTTTTTCAGCGTGGGCGTGATGGAGACGCTCGTCCGCCTCGGCTGGCAGCCGGACATCATTCATTGCCACGATTGGCACGCGGGGCTGGTGGCGCTGCTTGCCAAGACGCGGTACGCCAAACACGACTTCTTCAAAAAGGTGAAGATCGTGCAGACCATCCACAATGTTTACCGCCAGGGTATTTTCCAGTCGAAGGTGTTTCAGAAACACCTCGACGCGGAGGTGTTCGATGCTCTCGAAAAGGATGGCGACATGGTAAACCTGCTGGCGACCGGCATCAAACACGCCGACCTGGTCACCACCACGTCAGATCGTTACGCCCGCCAGATCGTTGATGATCCGGAGCTTTCGTTCGGCATGGACAAGGCTTTGCAGGCGTGCGGCGAACGTTTCCACGGCATACTCAACGGCATGGATACCCGCCAGTGGAATCCATCCGCCGACAAGCTTATCAAGAAACGCTACAGCGCCGAGCAGCCGGAGCTGAAGCTCGAAGACAAGAAGATTCTGCTCGAAGAGGCTGGTCTCCCGTTTGCGGAAGAGACGCCCGTCGTTGGCGTGATCGCGAGCTTCGATGCCTACCAGGGCGCGGAGCTTGTCCGGGAGAGCATCGCGAAATTGCTCGAACTCGACATTCAGCTCATCGTGTTCGGTTCGGGCGACAAGGAGTTCGACCAGGCGCTCAAGGAGACTGCGGAAGAAAACGAGGAAAAGATGGCCTTCCGCCCCGAGTTTACCGATGCGTTTTACCACCAGATGATCGCCGGACTCGATATTCTGCTCATGACTTCGCGCATCGAGGCTTGCGGCATGATGCAGATGTTTGCGCAGAACTACGGCACTGTGCCGGTCGCCTATGCGGGTGGCGGCATCGTGGACACCATCGAGGAGGTCTCCGGCGACAAGGGCACGGGCTTCATCTTCACCGACTATACGCCCGAAGCCCTCACGGCGAAACTCCGGGAGGCGCTGGCGCTGTTTGCGGACAAGGAGCGCTGGAGCGCGCTGATGCTCGAATGCATGAGCCGCGATTTCTCGTGGAGCGCCTCGGCGGAGCAGTATGCCGAGCTCTATCGTAAACTGCTGGGCTGA
- the hemW gene encoding radical SAM family heme chaperone HemW, with translation MICLYVHIPFCRERCPYCDFFLVTKAGFVERFFEALAVETASKTSLFAGRSIKAIHFGGGTPSLVSPSFIGAWLLQISGLAQISSETEITLEANPEDLSPASLDALKAVGVNRLSIGVQSIADRKLRALGRAHSAADARRVVSEALERFRSVSVDLMCGAEGETLAEWEGDLGSSLGLRPQHVSVYMLTLEEKTRLWRDVRKGLRRLPGEEAQAAMYRMATELLCGAGYRHYEISNFALEGHHSRYNLASWMREPYLGFGPAAHSFLLSGETEMRFSNASSLTKYLADPAGAVDFRETLTGEQRFDEEVFLSLRIRKPLSVGFLRKGHKLGHRHLDSVLVTLQEKGWIGVESGEVTLTEAGFLFADLVAAELLSE, from the coding sequence ATGATCTGCCTCTACGTGCATATTCCTTTCTGCCGGGAGCGTTGCCCTTACTGCGATTTTTTTCTTGTCACCAAAGCCGGTTTCGTCGAACGCTTTTTCGAGGCGCTGGCCGTCGAGACCGCTTCGAAAACGTCGCTCTTCGCGGGCCGGTCGATCAAGGCGATTCACTTCGGCGGCGGTACGCCGTCGCTGGTTTCGCCCTCCTTCATCGGTGCATGGCTGTTGCAAATTTCCGGCCTGGCCCAAATCTCCTCCGAAACCGAAATCACGCTCGAAGCCAACCCCGAAGATCTTTCGCCCGCCTCGCTCGACGCGCTGAAAGCCGTTGGCGTCAACCGCCTCTCCATCGGCGTCCAGTCCATTGCTGACCGCAAGCTCCGGGCGCTCGGACGGGCGCATTCGGCTGCCGATGCCCGCCGGGTCGTCTCCGAAGCGCTCGAACGCTTTCGGTCGGTCAGCGTCGATCTGATGTGCGGCGCGGAGGGGGAGACGCTCGCCGAGTGGGAGGGCGACCTTGGCTCGTCGCTCGGGCTTCGTCCGCAGCACGTTTCGGTCTACATGCTCACGCTCGAAGAGAAGACCCGCCTGTGGCGCGACGTGCGCAAAGGGCTTCGCCGCCTGCCCGGCGAGGAGGCTCAGGCGGCGATGTACCGGATGGCGACGGAGCTGCTTTGCGGCGCGGGATACCGCCATTACGAGATTTCCAACTTCGCGCTCGAAGGGCACCACTCGCGCTACAACCTCGCGAGCTGGATGCGGGAGCCGTACCTCGGCTTCGGTCCGGCGGCGCACAGCTTTCTCTTGAGCGGCGAAACGGAGATGCGCTTCTCCAACGCGAGCAGCCTCACGAAGTACCTCGCCGATCCCGCCGGAGCGGTCGATTTCCGCGAGACGCTGACCGGCGAGCAGCGCTTCGACGAGGAGGTTTTTCTCTCCCTGAGGATCCGCAAGCCGCTCTCTGTTGGGTTTTTGCGAAAAGGGCATAAATTAGGGCATCGGCATCTCGATTCCGTCCTTGTTACTCTACAGGAAAAAGGGTGGATCGGCGTCGAAAGCGGCGAGGTGACGCTCACCGAAGCAGGCTTCCTTTTCGCCGATCTCGTCGCCGCCGAACTGCTTTCGGAGTGA
- a CDS encoding D-glycero-alpha-D-manno-heptose-1,7-bisphosphate 7-phosphatase: MEFAKVLFLDRDGTINRDIGSYVSSREEFILIERADEAIALARQAGFRIVIITNQAGIARGIVTPRDVEDVNDYLNELLAERQTSFDRCYYCPAHPNYPHPEYDRFIDHRKPSPRMVEQAIADLREEGVEVDRNASFFIGDKVIDVECGQRAGLKTILVRTGHNEEALCAERGIFPDHVADDLYEAVTSFVLAGKATARD, translated from the coding sequence ATGGAGTTCGCGAAAGTGCTTTTTCTTGACAGGGACGGGACGATCAACCGGGACATTGGCAGCTACGTTTCGAGCCGCGAGGAGTTCATCCTGATCGAGCGGGCGGACGAGGCCATCGCGCTGGCGCGGCAGGCGGGCTTCCGGATCGTGATCATCACCAACCAGGCGGGCATCGCGCGAGGCATCGTGACGCCTCGCGATGTCGAGGATGTGAACGACTACCTCAACGAGCTGCTGGCGGAGCGCCAGACCTCGTTTGACCGCTGCTACTACTGCCCGGCCCATCCCAACTATCCCCACCCCGAGTACGACCGTTTCATCGATCACCGTAAGCCTTCGCCGCGCATGGTGGAGCAGGCGATCGCCGACCTGCGCGAGGAGGGCGTCGAGGTTGATCGCAACGCCTCGTTCTTCATCGGCGACAAGGTGATCGACGTCGAGTGCGGCCAGCGCGCCGGGCTGAAGACGATCCTCGTCAGAACCGGCCACAACGAAGAGGCGCTTTGTGCTGAGCGCGGGATTTTCCCGGATCATGTCGCCGACGATCTCTACGAGGCCGTGACCAGCTTTGTGCTGGCGGGAAAGGCGACAGCAAGGGATTGA
- a CDS encoding polyprenol monophosphomannose synthase — protein MHDQTGQTRENETVTSKTLVIIPTYNEADNIRPLIESIIDRYPESLDILVIDDGSPDGTAGIVRSIMEKETRVTLLTRPAKLGLGTAYLMGFRYALDHGYARVIEIDADFSHDPAAIASLLEGMQHADLVIGSRYLNNTVNVVNWPLSRLILSKSASIYTRVITGMPVSDPTSGFKCLSAKALSAIALDRVHSQGYSFQIEIDFRIWKKGLVIHEVPIIFVDRSVGKSKMTRKNIVEAVWMVWWLKLLSIAGRL, from the coding sequence GTGCACGATCAGACAGGACAGACAAGGGAGAACGAAACGGTCACGTCAAAAACGCTCGTTATCATTCCGACCTACAACGAAGCGGATAACATACGACCGCTTATCGAGAGCATTATCGACCGTTATCCGGAGAGTCTCGATATTCTTGTTATCGACGATGGTTCGCCGGATGGAACGGCAGGTATCGTCAGGAGCATCATGGAAAAAGAAACGCGCGTTACCTTGCTGACAAGGCCCGCGAAGCTCGGACTCGGTACGGCCTATCTGATGGGATTCCGCTATGCGCTCGATCATGGGTATGCGCGCGTTATCGAGATAGATGCCGATTTTTCTCATGATCCGGCAGCCATCGCCTCTTTGCTCGAAGGGATGCAACATGCAGACCTGGTCATTGGATCGAGATATTTGAACAACACCGTCAACGTGGTGAACTGGCCTCTGTCGAGGCTCATTCTCTCCAAATCAGCCAGTATCTACACCAGAGTGATCACCGGTATGCCGGTATCCGATCCCACCAGCGGTTTCAAATGCCTCAGTGCCAAAGCGTTAAGCGCTATAGCACTCGACCGTGTGCATTCGCAGGGCTACTCGTTCCAGATAGAAATCGATTTCCGGATATGGAAAAAAGGGCTTGTCATTCATGAAGTGCCAATCATCTTTGTTGACCGGAGCGTAGGCAAGTCGAAAATGACCAGGAAAAATATTGTCGAAGCCGTCTGGATGGTCTGGTGGCTGAAACTGCTCTCGATAGCCGGGCGGCTGTAG
- a CDS encoding Ig-like domain-containing protein, with amino-acid sequence MKEFPGLKILAPILIPVLFSACAVDRPPTGGPPDRSPLSVTSTLPATASVNASPQTIRIGFSHYVGKADLSKSIFFSPRIDDYEVSIHGKEAHIRLYEPLQPNRTYTLTLRAPLKSLDGDHQLDRSQTLAFSTGPVIDQGSIDGRVWTNRLAPMQNATVMAYSASRSNAIPEARPDYIAQSGPSGDYRFEYLAPGSYRIVAITDDNGNLQFDPETEVFAVSATPTVQTGMSGVGLRFAPENYSARSLHSCRTINNREIEITFSDTLPARSFDLATIRIENSATGANLPVLGYYSLSRSSEDTTFRLLTAPMENRTFYRLRFSPGGTESQTSELTFSGNSNSERYPELSVSIVPANGVDNVIAEMIRPESGSSVELQCNLPVAESSVKPAVSLALSVNGRQMPIPFTVSRIDSRTFAITASEGFRQSRDYLVQVKPGMLRGLVGEPSKTPLVKSLFSTAGPEQYGEISGTGTANAPAVIVEARRSGTEAPRRMVAKTSASGTFRFDFHDLPAGQYTVTGFIPSAYGTLSPLTEWNSGSLMPFAPCDPFAAMTVNVKGGWTTENLQLDIPGSRQPGIKGSRRYKKP; translated from the coding sequence TTGAAAGAATTTCCCGGCCTGAAAATTCTGGCACCCATCCTCATCCCGGTGCTGTTCAGCGCTTGCGCCGTTGACCGTCCGCCAACAGGCGGCCCACCTGATCGTTCGCCATTGAGCGTGACCTCCACGCTTCCGGCCACCGCGTCGGTCAATGCATCGCCACAAACGATCCGCATCGGCTTCAGCCACTATGTCGGAAAGGCAGATCTTTCGAAATCTATTTTTTTCTCCCCCCGAATCGATGATTACGAGGTCTCGATACATGGAAAAGAGGCCCACATTCGGCTCTACGAACCGCTTCAACCGAACCGCACCTACACGCTTACCCTGCGCGCGCCTCTGAAAAGCCTCGATGGAGACCACCAGCTCGACAGGAGCCAGACTCTGGCATTCTCGACCGGCCCGGTTATCGATCAGGGATCGATCGATGGTCGGGTATGGACAAACCGGCTCGCCCCGATGCAGAACGCCACGGTGATGGCCTACAGCGCTTCGCGCTCAAACGCCATCCCGGAGGCAAGACCGGATTATATCGCCCAGAGCGGCCCGTCCGGCGATTACCGTTTCGAATATCTCGCTCCTGGAAGCTACCGCATCGTGGCCATAACCGATGACAATGGCAACCTGCAATTCGATCCCGAAACGGAAGTGTTCGCCGTTAGCGCAACGCCAACGGTTCAAACAGGCATGAGCGGCGTCGGGCTGCGCTTCGCACCAGAGAACTATTCGGCACGGTCGCTGCATTCGTGCCGCACCATCAACAACCGCGAAATCGAGATCACCTTCAGCGATACGCTTCCCGCACGGAGCTTCGACCTGGCGACCATACGGATAGAAAATTCTGCCACCGGCGCAAACCTGCCGGTGCTTGGATATTACTCGCTTTCGAGAAGCAGCGAGGATACCACCTTCCGCCTCCTGACTGCGCCAATGGAGAATCGGACCTTTTACCGCCTCCGGTTCTCGCCCGGCGGCACAGAAAGTCAGACCTCGGAGCTGACCTTTTCAGGCAATTCAAACTCGGAGCGCTATCCGGAGCTTTCGGTCAGTATCGTTCCAGCCAATGGAGTGGACAACGTCATAGCTGAAATGATCCGTCCGGAATCCGGCTCATCCGTCGAGCTTCAGTGCAACCTGCCGGTAGCCGAATCGTCTGTCAAACCGGCGGTATCGCTCGCCTTGTCCGTAAACGGTCGGCAGATGCCGATTCCGTTCACCGTATCCAGGATCGACAGCCGCACCTTCGCCATCACGGCTTCGGAGGGGTTCCGCCAAAGCAGGGACTACCTCGTGCAGGTCAAGCCCGGAATGCTCAGGGGACTTGTCGGCGAGCCGTCGAAAACACCGCTGGTGAAGTCACTCTTCAGCACCGCCGGACCTGAGCAGTACGGAGAGATCAGCGGCACGGGCACGGCCAATGCGCCAGCGGTTATCGTCGAAGCCCGGCGCAGCGGCACGGAAGCACCCCGGCGCATGGTGGCGAAAACCAGTGCCAGCGGAACTTTCCGTTTCGATTTCCACGATCTTCCGGCGGGCCAGTACACTGTCACCGGATTCATTCCATCGGCCTACGGAACGCTCTCGCCCTTGACTGAATGGAACAGCGGCTCGCTCATGCCTTTCGCGCCATGCGATCCGTTCGCTGCAATGACTGTAAACGTAAAGGGCGGCTGGACAACCGAGAACCTCCAGCTCGACATCCCGGGTTCCCGGCAACCCGGCATCAAAGGCTCCAGACGGTACAAAAAACCATAA